The following proteins come from a genomic window of Mucinivorans hirudinis:
- a CDS encoding N-acylglucosamine 2-epimerase, with the protein MKSYLISIAQKYRKELRDNILPFWIDNGIDKVNGGIYTALDRGGVLMDSDKSVWFQGRAAWVFSYCYNTLDRNPQYLAAAKSCVDFIEKHCFDADGRMFYQVTAAGVPVRKRRYAFSETFAAIAFAEYSIASGEQSYAEKALELFDKILYYIGTPGLLEPKFREGFSAKGHSICMILIDTAHCIQRAVKSEKLQAQINRSVEEIRRDFMHPEFKAVLETVAPDGSFIDSMAGRTINPGHSLETGWFILEEAKYSNWNAELIETGKTIIDWSWDWGWDKQYGGILYFRDCKNRPQQEYWQDMKFWWPQNEAALAMLYAALATGDVAYIEKFKMVDEYMFSRLKDAEFPEWYGYLHYDGSVAQPAKGNMYKGPFHIPRMLIRGAELCEELAEIFE; encoded by the coding sequence ATGAAGTCATATTTGATATCGATTGCTCAGAAATATCGTAAGGAGTTACGAGATAACATTTTGCCATTTTGGATAGACAATGGCATAGACAAAGTGAACGGCGGAATATACACAGCTCTCGACCGCGGGGGAGTGTTGATGGATAGCGATAAATCTGTTTGGTTTCAGGGGCGCGCTGCCTGGGTTTTTTCCTACTGTTACAACACTTTAGATAGAAATCCTCAATATCTGGCAGCGGCAAAAAGTTGTGTCGATTTTATTGAGAAACATTGTTTCGACGCGGACGGCAGGATGTTCTATCAGGTGACTGCTGCCGGAGTGCCTGTGCGTAAGCGTCGCTATGCCTTTTCCGAAACTTTTGCTGCCATAGCCTTCGCTGAGTACTCTATTGCCTCCGGCGAGCAGAGTTATGCAGAGAAAGCGTTGGAGTTGTTCGATAAGATACTATATTATATTGGTACACCGGGATTGCTCGAGCCGAAGTTTCGCGAGGGATTTTCAGCCAAAGGACACTCTATCTGTATGATACTCATAGATACGGCTCACTGCATCCAACGCGCTGTGAAGAGCGAAAAACTTCAAGCACAGATAAACAGGTCAGTCGAAGAGATTCGTCGCGACTTTATGCATCCCGAATTCAAGGCTGTTTTGGAGACAGTAGCCCCCGATGGCTCGTTCATTGATTCGATGGCAGGGCGCACCATAAATCCGGGACATTCTTTGGAGACCGGCTGGTTTATTCTGGAGGAGGCTAAATATTCGAATTGGAATGCCGAACTCATTGAAACCGGTAAAACCATTATCGACTGGTCGTGGGATTGGGGTTGGGACAAGCAGTATGGCGGTATTCTATATTTCCGTGATTGCAAGAACCGTCCGCAGCAGGAGTATTGGCAGGATATGAAATTTTGGTGGCCTCAAAATGAGGCGGCTCTTGCGATGCTATATGCTGCCCTTGCTACGGGTGATGTTGCTTATATCGAAAAATTCAAAATGGTGGATGAGTATATGTTCTCTCGCCTGAAGGATGCAGAGTTCCCCGAGTGGTATGGCTACCTTCACTACGATGGTTCGGTGGCTCAGCCTGCTAAGGGCAATATGTATAAGGGGCCATTTCACATTCCGCGTATGCTAATCCGTGGGGCGGAGTTGTGTGAGGAGCTTGCAGAAATATTTGAATAA
- a CDS encoding 1-hydroxy-2-methyl-2-(E)-butenyl 4-diphosphate synthase yields the protein MNSYCKNLFEYNRRHTRTVVVGGVAMGGTNPVVVQSMTTAKTEDALACVDQAISIFEAGAQLVRLTAQGRGQAENLSVIKQMIASRGYMIPLVADIHFNPEAAYIAAKYIDKVRINPGNFASADNMRDKLGELIKICKECKRALRIGVNHGSLASRIVERWGDTPAGMVESAMEYLRLCREFDFWDVVVSFKSSNVRTMVEAYRLGAATMDSEGLNFPLHLGVTEAGSDEDGRIKSAVGIGALLVDGIGDTIRVSLTESPESEIPVARTIIEYCATRTIQNYIPTSQESLPYDPFVFSKRSATSVPIVVGGEQGTITAQDALNGAQGWVGVTLDDFEPEFLEWLEENPHRELVVTSENNNWTAEIRAAFVVMLRNKLPNPMIIRKNYEEKEYEKLQIYASIDFGSILIDGFGDGVWIENFGETLPEKLGLDILQATRMRMTKTEIISCPGCGRTLFDLPTTARKVKERLGGVAGLKIAVMGCIVNGPGEMADADYGYVGAGEGKVTLYKGGEIVERNIPQEQALERLAELVAE from the coding sequence ATGAATTCCTACTGCAAAAATCTTTTTGAATACAATCGTCGCCACACGCGGACGGTGGTTGTGGGTGGTGTTGCTATGGGTGGTACAAATCCTGTGGTGGTTCAATCAATGACCACCGCCAAGACGGAAGATGCTCTGGCGTGCGTAGATCAGGCAATATCAATTTTCGAGGCAGGTGCGCAGTTGGTCAGACTCACAGCTCAAGGGCGCGGACAGGCGGAGAATCTTTCCGTAATCAAGCAAATGATTGCCTCACGAGGGTATATGATACCCTTGGTTGCCGATATTCACTTCAATCCGGAGGCGGCGTATATTGCTGCTAAATATATAGATAAGGTGAGGATTAACCCCGGCAATTTTGCATCGGCGGATAATATGCGCGATAAATTGGGGGAGCTCATAAAAATTTGCAAAGAGTGTAAGAGAGCATTAAGAATCGGTGTAAACCACGGTTCATTGGCTTCTAGAATTGTGGAGAGATGGGGTGACACGCCTGCGGGAATGGTGGAGTCGGCAATGGAGTATTTGAGGTTGTGTCGCGAGTTCGATTTTTGGGATGTGGTCGTCTCTTTTAAGTCGAGCAACGTGCGAACGATGGTAGAGGCATATCGACTTGGTGCGGCAACAATGGATAGCGAGGGGTTAAATTTTCCACTCCATTTGGGGGTGACGGAGGCGGGTTCGGATGAGGACGGACGCATAAAATCAGCAGTAGGCATTGGGGCGCTTCTTGTAGACGGAATTGGCGATACGATTCGTGTCTCACTCACCGAATCGCCAGAATCCGAAATTCCGGTGGCACGTACCATAATAGAATATTGCGCCACGCGTACAATTCAAAATTACATTCCTACTTCTCAGGAGTCATTACCATATGACCCCTTTGTGTTTAGCAAGCGCTCTGCCACTTCCGTGCCCATAGTGGTTGGTGGTGAGCAGGGTACGATTACTGCTCAGGATGCACTCAATGGTGCGCAGGGTTGGGTGGGGGTGACCTTGGACGATTTCGAACCTGAGTTTTTGGAGTGGTTGGAGGAAAATCCGCATAGGGAGCTGGTTGTTACCTCCGAAAACAACAACTGGACAGCAGAGATTCGGGCGGCATTTGTGGTTATGCTGAGAAATAAGTTGCCGAATCCGATGATAATCAGAAAAAATTATGAGGAGAAGGAGTACGAAAAATTGCAGATATATGCTTCTATAGATTTTGGCTCGATACTCATTGATGGCTTTGGAGATGGCGTTTGGATAGAAAATTTCGGAGAGACCCTGCCCGAAAAATTGGGGCTTGATATTTTACAGGCTACGCGTATGCGGATGACAAAGACCGAGATAATTTCGTGTCCCGGGTGCGGGCGGACACTTTTCGATTTGCCGACAACGGCACGTAAGGTCAAGGAGCGACTAGGTGGAGTGGCAGGTCTGAAAATCGCAGTTATGGGGTGTATTGTTAATGGGCCTGGCGAGATGGCTGATGCCGACTACGGCTATGTTGGCGCGGGCGAAGGCAAGGTTACGCTCTATAAAGGAGGAGAGATAGTCGAGCGCAATATACCCCAAGAGCAGGCATTAGAGCGTCTTGCAGAGTTAGTTGCAGAGTAG
- a CDS encoding LSU ribosomal protein L13p (L13Ae): MDSLSYKTTYVNADTAQKEWFVIDATDVVVGRLASQVAKILRGKNKPSYSPHVDCGDNVIVINADKVRLTGAKMDDKVYVRHTNYPGGQRFRTPKDYLAIKPEFIIEKAVKGMLPKNRLGAKILGNLHVYAAVEHPHTAQTPKTLNIKEVL; this comes from the coding sequence GTGGATTCACTAAGCTACAAAACAACTTACGTCAATGCAGATACCGCTCAAAAAGAGTGGTTTGTAATTGACGCTACGGATGTAGTCGTTGGTCGTTTGGCATCACAGGTGGCGAAAATCCTCCGTGGTAAAAACAAACCAAGCTACTCTCCTCACGTTGATTGCGGCGACAACGTTATCGTTATCAACGCCGACAAAGTGAGACTTACGGGCGCTAAAATGGACGATAAGGTTTACGTCCGCCACACGAACTATCCGGGTGGTCAGCGTTTCCGTACGCCAAAGGATTATTTGGCTATCAAACCTGAATTTATTATTGAAAAGGCTGTTAAGGGTATGCTTCCAAAGAACCGTTTGGGCGCGAAAATCCTCGGTAACCTTCACGTTTATGCCGCAGTTGAGCACCCTCACACGGCACAAACTCCTAAAACACTAAATATTAAAGAAGTATTATAA
- a CDS encoding SSU ribosomal protein S9p (S16e): protein MSQEVVNAVGRRKSAVARVYLKAGSGEITINGRSLETYIPLDILQFVVNQPFIVTKNEGKFDVKINVNGGGIKGQAEAIRLGISRALLLVDAELRSELKKAGFLTRDARVVERKKPGQPGARKRFQFSKR from the coding sequence ATGAGTCAAGAAGTTGTAAATGCGGTAGGACGCCGTAAATCAGCCGTTGCTCGCGTATACCTAAAAGCAGGCTCGGGTGAAATCACCATCAACGGTCGCTCATTGGAGACCTATATCCCGTTGGATATTCTCCAATTTGTAGTTAATCAACCTTTTATCGTTACCAAGAACGAAGGTAAGTTCGACGTGAAAATCAACGTGAACGGCGGCGGTATCAAGGGTCAGGCAGAGGCTATCCGTTTGGGAATTTCACGCGCACTTTTGCTTGTGGACGCAGAATTGCGTTCGGAGTTGAAGAAAGCAGGCTTCCTTACTCGCGATGCACGTGTTGTTGAGCGTAAGAAACCGGGACAACCCGGCGCACGTAAACGTTTCCAATTCTCGAAACGTTAA
- a CDS encoding putative patatin-like phospholipase, with translation MGLVLSGGGARGLYHVGILKALEENSIPIDYIAGASMGAIVGGMYASGYSPDYMWEFFKTDSVSTWLSGKLPEEFSYFFKKYAPTPEMVSIDLNAGKEDITKALQLPTNLVSPYLLDLAFHRMITPASSAAADNFDNLMVPFRCVASDVFNKKLVVFKDGNLTFAIRASMSIPLVFKPMIMDTTLLYDGGVYNNFPWQSLDAYFQPDVYIGGVCARNYENPSHDNLVGQLSVMITQHTDYQLPRDTDVEIKHIFKDVTTLEYTKAEYIMQRGYDDAMAAMPQIKERIKRRVSPEEIVAKRAAFNAKKCELIYEGVQIMGLDPAQTHFVMRQLGIRDSQLISEAYFREKYLKIMATGIFTSEFPEVQFNPKSGFYRIILRMATQSDMKFSIGGNLSSTSLNQLYAGFRYRTVGRTASSYGVEAALGDYLSFVALNGRHDFYTRFPFYISYGAGVDVVDNDAKNARMYYSSKDWRAQQSIRYLVRGSFAANVSDNQTAFRAHLNLGKTRHKYFNSYYISTDTPTRLDFLYGSLTAELQKKTTNYAIYPISGVSQTISAKFTSGIEGYRAGSTQTFASNLDGKNRSWWEVNFQREQYLTLGRLVNLGYHIEGAASNHPKFSDPIATAFSQPTFAPTPLSKSIFMPEYRSNSYIAMGIMPILKFDAKNNFYLKAYLYGFLPEEFLVENRDFIAPTFERLAGYAKFIYGGSLVYQTPIGPASLTVTRFTTAPSNWNLVVNFGMMLFNK, from the coding sequence GTGGGATTGGTGCTAAGTGGAGGCGGTGCGCGCGGTTTGTATCACGTGGGTATTCTCAAAGCGTTGGAAGAGAATTCTATACCTATTGACTACATTGCCGGAGCATCTATGGGGGCAATTGTTGGAGGGATGTATGCGAGCGGCTACTCGCCGGACTATATGTGGGAGTTTTTCAAAACAGACTCCGTATCAACTTGGTTATCAGGCAAACTACCTGAAGAATTCTCATACTTTTTCAAGAAATATGCTCCAACGCCCGAGATGGTCTCCATAGATCTCAATGCCGGCAAGGAGGACATTACCAAGGCGTTGCAGTTGCCCACCAACCTTGTTTCTCCCTATCTTCTCGACTTGGCTTTTCACAGGATGATAACACCCGCTTCGAGCGCGGCAGCGGACAATTTCGATAACCTGATGGTGCCGTTTCGATGTGTCGCCTCGGATGTTTTTAATAAGAAATTGGTAGTCTTCAAAGATGGCAATCTGACCTTTGCCATTCGTGCTTCTATGAGTATACCTTTGGTTTTTAAACCTATGATTATGGATACCACGTTGCTCTACGACGGTGGGGTCTACAATAACTTTCCGTGGCAGAGCCTTGATGCCTACTTCCAACCGGATGTTTACATAGGCGGAGTTTGTGCCCGCAACTACGAAAATCCTTCGCATGATAATCTTGTGGGGCAACTTTCGGTGATGATTACCCAACATACCGATTACCAGCTGCCGCGAGATACGGATGTAGAGATAAAACATATTTTCAAGGATGTCACCACACTGGAATATACCAAGGCTGAGTACATTATGCAGCGGGGTTATGACGATGCTATGGCGGCGATGCCCCAAATCAAGGAGCGCATAAAAAGACGTGTGTCGCCAGAGGAGATTGTGGCAAAGCGTGCCGCATTTAATGCCAAAAAATGCGAACTCATATATGAGGGCGTTCAGATTATGGGTCTCGACCCGGCACAGACCCACTTTGTAATGCGCCAGCTTGGTATTCGCGACTCGCAACTTATATCTGAGGCATATTTCAGGGAGAAGTATTTGAAGATTATGGCAACGGGAATCTTTACAAGCGAATTTCCTGAGGTGCAATTCAATCCCAAGAGCGGTTTTTACAGAATAATATTGAGGATGGCAACCCAGTCGGATATGAAATTTTCTATTGGTGGCAACCTATCCTCAACCTCTCTGAATCAACTCTATGCCGGATTTAGATACCGAACAGTCGGGCGGACAGCCTCTAGTTACGGTGTGGAGGCTGCCTTGGGAGACTATTTGAGTTTCGTTGCGCTCAACGGACGTCACGACTTCTATACCCGTTTCCCGTTTTATATCAGCTATGGCGCGGGAGTAGATGTTGTTGATAACGATGCTAAAAATGCGAGAATGTACTATTCGTCAAAGGATTGGCGCGCTCAGCAGAGCATAAGATATCTGGTGAGGGGTTCGTTTGCGGCAAATGTTTCGGATAACCAAACAGCCTTCCGTGCGCACCTAAACTTGGGCAAAACACGTCATAAATATTTTAACTCGTACTATATCTCAACCGACACACCCACCCGTTTAGATTTTCTCTACGGTTCGCTCACTGCCGAGTTGCAGAAAAAAACGACAAACTATGCGATTTATCCCATATCGGGTGTAAGTCAGACTATTTCAGCGAAGTTTACTTCCGGCATCGAGGGTTATCGAGCTGGGAGTACCCAGACATTTGCTAGTAATTTGGATGGAAAGAATCGGAGCTGGTGGGAGGTGAATTTTCAGCGCGAACAATACTTAACCCTAGGGAGATTAGTTAACTTAGGTTATCATATAGAGGGGGCGGCGAGTAATCACCCAAAATTTAGCGACCCCATAGCAACAGCCTTTAGCCAGCCCACATTTGCGCCTACGCCACTCTCAAAATCTATTTTTATGCCTGAATATCGTAGCAATTCTTACATAGCAATGGGTATAATGCCGATTTTAAAGTTTGATGCCAAGAACAATTTTTACCTAAAAGCGTATTTATACGGTTTTTTGCCCGAGGAGTTTTTGGTGGAGAATAGAGATTTTATAGCTCCCACTTTCGAGAGACTTGCCGGATATGCAAAATTTATCTATGGCGGCTCGTTGGTCTACCAGACGCCCATCGGTCCGGCTTCGCTCACCGTAACGCGTTTCACGACCGCACCCTCCAACTGGAATCTCGTAGTTAATTTTGGGATGATGCTTTTTAATAAATAG
- a CDS encoding Beta-glucanase has product MKKILLPFLALILALGCASTLEEPKFVLVWEENFEGNEIDWSIWSKIPRGPSDWNNYMSDYDSLYAVKNGNLILRGINNHTQKSDSAKFLTGGVYTKNKKVFGLGRVEVRAKLGSAKGYWPAFWMLPEKANWPLGGEIDIMEHLNYDNVAYQTLHSNYTFNLKIKEPKPGSVAAINKDDYNIYAVEKYQDSICFFVNGKKTLTYPRIAAEAEKEQFPFCDEPYYLLLDSQLGGNWVGKVDPATLPVEMHIDWVKFYELR; this is encoded by the coding sequence ATGAAAAAAATCTTACTACCATTTTTGGCACTAATTTTGGCGCTTGGTTGCGCCTCCACTCTCGAAGAACCCAAATTCGTTCTAGTGTGGGAAGAGAATTTCGAGGGCAACGAAATAGACTGGAGCATATGGTCTAAGATTCCACGCGGACCGTCCGACTGGAACAACTATATGTCAGACTACGACTCTCTCTACGCAGTGAAAAACGGCAACTTGATTTTACGCGGCATCAACAACCACACTCAAAAGTCGGACAGTGCCAAATTTCTCACCGGCGGAGTGTACACAAAGAACAAAAAGGTGTTTGGACTCGGTCGCGTTGAGGTTCGCGCCAAACTCGGTTCGGCAAAAGGTTACTGGCCTGCCTTTTGGATGTTGCCCGAAAAGGCAAATTGGCCTCTGGGTGGCGAGATTGACATTATGGAGCACCTAAACTACGACAACGTGGCATACCAAACGCTTCACTCCAACTACACATTCAACCTAAAAATCAAAGAGCCAAAGCCGGGTAGCGTTGCGGCAATTAATAAGGATGACTACAATATATATGCGGTTGAAAAATATCAAGATAGCATCTGTTTCTTCGTAAACGGCAAAAAAACACTCACATACCCACGCATTGCAGCCGAAGCAGAAAAGGAACAGTTCCCGTTTTGTGACGAGCCGTACTACTTACTACTTGACTCACAACTTGGTGGAAATTGGGTCGGCAAGGTGGACCCTGCCACTCTACCTGTAGAAATGCATATAGATTGGGTAAAATTTTATGAATTACGATAA
- a CDS encoding carbonic anhydrase, family 3 encodes MAIIKGVRGFTPKIGENCFLAETAVIIGDTTIGDDCSIWYGAVLRGDVNTITIGNKVNIQDGAVIHTLYKKSVSKIGNNVSIGHNAVVHGATVEDNCLIGMSATILDNAVIGTGTIVAAGALVLSNQIVEPNSIYAGVPAKKVKNITPEQSRDIVERIANDYVMYASWYD; translated from the coding sequence ATGGCAATAATAAAAGGGGTGCGCGGTTTCACGCCCAAGATAGGCGAAAACTGTTTTTTGGCTGAAACAGCAGTAATCATAGGAGATACAACCATTGGGGACGACTGCTCGATATGGTACGGTGCTGTTTTGCGCGGCGATGTAAACACCATCACAATCGGCAACAAAGTGAACATTCAGGATGGTGCGGTTATTCACACGCTCTACAAGAAGAGCGTGTCGAAAATAGGAAACAATGTATCTATCGGTCACAATGCCGTTGTACACGGGGCAACGGTGGAGGACAACTGCCTTATCGGTATGAGCGCTACGATTCTCGACAACGCTGTTATCGGCACAGGCACGATAGTGGCAGCGGGAGCTTTGGTGCTCTCGAATCAGATAGTTGAGCCCAACTCCATCTATGCGGGTGTTCCGGCGAAAAAGGTCAAAAATATAACGCCGGAGCAAAGTCGCGACATCGTGGAACGCATTGCAAACGATTATGTTATGTATGCCTCTTGGTATGATTAA
- a CDS encoding UDP-N-acetylglucosamine--N-acetylmuramyl-(pentap eptide) pyrophosphoryl-undecaprenol N-acetylglucosamine transferase produces the protein MKIIISGGGTAGHINPALAVAELLRERGDEVLFVGAEGKMEMERVPHAGFSIIGLPVVGIQRRLTLKNLAVPFKLLRSLSKAGNIIKNFKPDVVVGFGGYASAPIVRAAQKRGIKTVIQEQNSYAGLTNRALAKKAYRICVAYEGMERFFPAEKIVITGNPLRSVLTNLPSREQALKIFDLEPAKRTILVVGGSLGTRTLNEMVVQNEIPSNVQLIWQCGRYYYDEMVERAAHKIPLAYIERMDCAYSVADVVITRAGASTVSELQLIGKPTVFVPSPNVAEDHQTHNAMSLVKRGAAVLVKDSEAINSAMQMAVELAGDTERCLEMAAAQRAMGRMDAASDVVKVISAQNYPNCLMPS, from the coding sequence ATGAAGATAATTATCAGTGGTGGTGGCACGGCGGGGCATATAAACCCTGCGTTGGCTGTTGCCGAACTTCTCAGGGAGCGTGGCGACGAGGTGCTTTTTGTGGGCGCAGAGGGCAAGATGGAGATGGAGCGAGTGCCGCACGCCGGATTCTCCATAATAGGACTACCCGTAGTAGGCATTCAAAGAAGGCTGACTTTGAAAAACTTAGCCGTGCCTTTCAAACTTCTGCGTAGTCTGTCAAAAGCAGGAAATATCATAAAAAATTTCAAGCCCGATGTCGTAGTCGGATTTGGCGGTTATGCCTCCGCGCCCATTGTGCGGGCGGCTCAGAAGAGGGGCATTAAAACGGTTATTCAGGAGCAAAACTCTTATGCTGGGCTCACTAACAGGGCGTTAGCGAAGAAAGCCTATCGAATTTGCGTTGCATACGAGGGTATGGAGCGATTTTTTCCGGCAGAGAAGATAGTGATAACGGGTAATCCTCTGCGTAGTGTACTTACCAATCTGCCTTCGCGCGAGCAGGCTCTTAAAATCTTTGACTTAGAGCCCGCCAAGCGTACTATTTTGGTTGTGGGCGGCAGTTTGGGCACGCGTACGCTCAACGAGATGGTGGTGCAAAATGAGATTCCTTCCAATGTGCAACTCATTTGGCAGTGTGGTAGATACTACTATGATGAGATGGTGGAGCGAGCGGCTCACAAAATACCGCTAGCCTATATCGAGCGGATGGATTGCGCCTATTCTGTTGCAGATGTTGTGATTACGCGGGCTGGTGCCTCTACGGTTTCTGAACTTCAGCTCATCGGCAAACCGACTGTTTTTGTCCCCTCGCCCAATGTTGCAGAAGACCACCAGACCCACAATGCGATGAGCTTGGTGAAGAGGGGTGCGGCGGTGCTAGTGAAAGATAGTGAGGCGATTAACTCGGCAATGCAGATGGCGGTTGAGCTTGCCGGCGACACGGAGCGTTGCTTGGAGATGGCGGCAGCCCAGAGAGCAATGGGGCGAATGGATGCTGCGAGTGATGTGGTTAAAGTTATATCTGCCCAAAATTATCCAAATTGTTTAATGCCGAGTTAA
- a CDS encoding Transcription elongation factor GreA: protein MASINHITQQGLDKLMADLAALKAQRPLITQQIAEARDKGDLSENAEYDAAKEAQGLLEMRIAKLEGIISTARVIDTSKIDTKCVQILNCVTLKNHATGKHMQYRLVSENEANLKEGKLAVSTPIAKALLGKKKGDIVDVTVPNGKMKLEILEISI, encoded by the coding sequence ATGGCATCCATAAATCACATAACCCAACAAGGACTGGATAAGCTTATGGCAGATCTCGCCGCGCTCAAAGCCCAACGACCACTAATAACACAGCAAATTGCCGAAGCCCGAGACAAGGGCGACCTGTCGGAAAATGCTGAGTATGATGCCGCAAAGGAGGCGCAAGGGCTACTCGAAATGCGCATTGCCAAGCTTGAGGGAATAATCTCAACTGCTCGTGTGATTGATACAAGCAAGATTGACACCAAATGTGTGCAAATTCTCAACTGCGTAACCCTCAAGAACCACGCCACGGGCAAGCATATGCAGTACAGACTTGTCTCTGAGAACGAAGCCAACCTCAAAGAGGGCAAATTGGCTGTCAGCACCCCCATAGCAAAGGCGCTATTGGGCAAGAAAAAGGGTGATATTGTGGATGTTACCGTGCCAAACGGAAAGATGAAACTAGAGATATTGGAAATTTCAATATAA
- a CDS encoding SSU ribosomal protein S2p (SAe) produces MPRTDFNQLLEAGVHFGHLKRKWNPKMAPYIFMEKNGIHIIDLHKTAVKLDEAASALKQIARSGRKILFVATKKQAKDIVAEKITAVGMPYITERWAGGMLTNFPTIRKAVKKMSTIDRLAADGTYDNFSKREKLQISRQRAKLEKNLGSIADLTRLPAALFVIDVQKEHNAVKEAKRLNIPVFAMVDTCCDPTNIDYVIPANDDATKSIELILDTVSAAISEGLAERKLEKENEAAASPKAEAGAPSKEGQRTRARKAKPADEAAEAAAE; encoded by the coding sequence ATGCCAAGAACAGATTTCAATCAACTACTTGAGGCAGGCGTTCATTTCGGACACCTCAAACGCAAATGGAATCCAAAGATGGCTCCATATATCTTTATGGAGAAGAATGGTATTCACATCATCGACCTTCACAAAACTGCCGTGAAGTTGGATGAGGCTGCCTCCGCACTCAAACAAATAGCTCGTTCGGGACGTAAAATCCTTTTCGTAGCAACAAAAAAACAGGCTAAGGATATAGTTGCCGAAAAGATTACGGCAGTTGGAATGCCTTACATTACAGAACGTTGGGCGGGCGGTATGCTCACAAACTTCCCAACAATCCGTAAAGCTGTCAAGAAAATGTCTACCATCGACCGCTTGGCTGCGGACGGTACTTACGACAATTTTTCTAAACGTGAAAAATTACAAATCTCTCGTCAGAGAGCTAAGCTAGAAAAGAACCTTGGTTCTATCGCTGACCTTACTCGTCTGCCCGCTGCCCTTTTCGTGATTGATGTTCAGAAGGAACACAACGCCGTGAAAGAGGCAAAACGTTTGAACATTCCCGTATTTGCAATGGTGGATACTTGTTGTGACCCAACAAACATTGACTATGTAATCCCTGCAAACGACGATGCAACAAAATCAATCGAGTTGATTTTGGACACTGTATCGGCAGCAATCTCGGAAGGTTTGGCAGAACGTAAGTTAGAGAAGGAGAACGAAGCGGCGGCATCTCCCAAGGCTGAGGCAGGAGCTCCTTCGAAGGAGGGACAACGCACTCGTGCCCGCAAAGCAAAACCTGCTGATGAGGCAGCTGAAGCAGCGGCAGAATAA
- a CDS encoding Translation elongation factor Ts produces MEIKAADVAKLRAMTGAGMMDCKKALQEAEGDFARAQEIIREKGKLIASKRADRTATEGIVTSKVVGNKAYMVCLACETDFVAKGDEFKAKAAELLETAIANDCADLDALQAVVGGLAAELTGKTGEKVEIPFYARIEAPLCVTYIHTNNKLGTLVGFNTEVPTEVAKDVAMQAAAMNPVSIDKADCDPAVIEQEHRIGLEQARGEGKPEAMLEKIADGKVAKFLKENTLLNQPLVKDNKFSVGQYVENAVKGATVVAYKRFSLND; encoded by the coding sequence ATGGAAATTAAAGCAGCAGATGTAGCAAAGCTACGCGCAATGACAGGTGCGGGTATGATGGACTGCAAGAAGGCTCTTCAGGAAGCTGAGGGCGACTTTGCTCGTGCTCAGGAGATTATCCGCGAAAAAGGTAAGTTAATTGCCAGCAAAAGGGCTGACCGTACCGCTACCGAAGGTATCGTTACATCAAAGGTTGTTGGTAACAAGGCATATATGGTATGTTTGGCTTGCGAAACAGACTTCGTGGCTAAGGGTGATGAGTTCAAGGCTAAGGCGGCTGAATTGTTGGAAACAGCAATCGCAAACGACTGTGCAGACCTCGACGCATTGCAGGCAGTAGTCGGTGGTTTGGCAGCTGAACTTACCGGTAAGACTGGTGAGAAGGTGGAAATTCCTTTCTACGCTCGCATCGAAGCTCCTCTTTGCGTAACTTACATCCACACTAACAACAAGTTGGGTACTTTGGTTGGTTTCAACACAGAAGTTCCAACAGAGGTTGCTAAGGACGTAGCTATGCAGGCGGCAGCGATGAACCCAGTATCTATTGACAAGGCGGATTGCGATCCGGCGGTTATTGAGCAAGAACACCGTATCGGTTTGGAGCAAGCACGTGGGGAGGGTAAACCCGAAGCAATGCTTGAGAAGATTGCAGACGGTAAAGTGGCTAAATTCCTTAAAGAGAACACATTGCTCAATCAACCTTTGGTTAAGGACAATAAGTTCTCGGTTGGTCAATATGTAGAGAATGCGGTGAAGGGTGCAACTGTGGTTGCATACAAACGCTTCTCGTTGAACGACTAA